The following are from one region of the Achromobacter xylosoxidans genome:
- a CDS encoding Bug family tripartite tricarboxylate transporter substrate binding protein, with the protein MTYRTCAVSVLLALGLAASPLAARAQYPDHPIRIVLPYAPGAAGDVAMRQIQPLLEKRLGQPLIVDYKTGAGGNIGALEVARAKPDGYTLVLGATNNFVINQFLYRKLGFDPLADLEPVGKLADVPAFVYVSAQVPAQDYAQFAQYARAQAGKLNYGSPGMGTTPHLSGYRLSHAMGAGMTHIAYRGSSPGVQALLANEIQMYIGGYSIAAAYVPQGKVRALAVAASERFAGLPDVPTAGEAGMPDVVQGNWWGFAAPKGTPPERVARFAGVLHEVLALPEVRQAFLAGGFVPGQDTPASFASEWRREAPQWQAVVRESGVVLEN; encoded by the coding sequence ATGACGTACCGGACTTGCGCCGTATCCGTTTTGCTTGCCTTGGGCCTGGCGGCATCGCCGCTGGCCGCCCGGGCGCAGTATCCCGATCACCCCATCCGTATCGTCCTGCCGTACGCGCCGGGCGCGGCGGGCGACGTGGCCATGCGCCAGATCCAGCCCCTGCTGGAAAAGCGTCTGGGCCAGCCTCTCATCGTCGATTACAAGACTGGCGCCGGCGGCAACATCGGCGCGCTGGAGGTGGCGCGCGCCAAGCCCGACGGCTACACGCTGGTGCTGGGCGCCACCAATAACTTCGTCATCAATCAGTTCCTGTACCGCAAGCTGGGCTTCGATCCGCTGGCCGACCTGGAGCCGGTGGGCAAGTTGGCGGACGTGCCGGCCTTCGTCTACGTCAGCGCGCAAGTGCCGGCGCAGGACTACGCGCAGTTTGCGCAGTATGCGCGCGCGCAGGCCGGCAAGCTGAACTACGGATCGCCGGGCATGGGCACCACGCCGCATCTTTCCGGCTACCGCCTGTCGCATGCGATGGGCGCGGGCATGACGCACATTGCCTACCGCGGTTCCTCGCCGGGAGTGCAGGCCTTGCTGGCCAACGAGATCCAGATGTACATCGGCGGCTACAGCATTGCCGCGGCCTACGTGCCGCAAGGCAAGGTGCGGGCCCTGGCGGTGGCGGCATCCGAGCGCTTCGCCGGCCTGCCCGACGTGCCTACCGCGGGCGAGGCTGGCATGCCGGACGTGGTGCAGGGCAACTGGTGGGGCTTTGCCGCGCCCAAGGGCACGCCGCCAGAGCGGGTGGCGCGCTTTGCCGGCGTCCTGCATGAGGTGCTGGCCTTGCCGGAGGTCCGCCAGGCCTTCCTGGCGGGGGGCTTCGTGCCGGGGCAGGACACGCCTGCGTCGTTCGCCTCCGAGTGGCGCAGAGAAGCGCCGCAATGGCAGGCGGTGGTGCGCGAATCCGGCGTGGTGCTGGAGAACTGA
- a CDS encoding alpha/beta fold hydrolase — translation MEYTRRGSGRPLFLLHGFCSSSAIWYGLAGVLADEHDVIAVDWPGFGRGAQAAPLQGLPAYADAVVALADELGIGSFDVLGHSFSGFVAQQLLCAVPGRVGRAVLYGAGLRVDAAARFEPMDQTLARLRADGPRATARRVLGAWFQQGEQAPAYAACLQDGMSMSAAGAASMIAAVAGADYTQALAAVRAPVLVISGEHERSHPLPSALALRAALTHGSLCVLPDCGHAAHLERPRLFNTAVREFLAGRDGASRPAGQ, via the coding sequence ATGGAGTACACGCGCCGCGGTTCAGGCCGCCCGCTGTTCCTGCTGCATGGCTTTTGTTCATCGTCCGCGATCTGGTACGGCCTGGCGGGTGTGCTGGCCGATGAGCATGACGTGATCGCCGTGGATTGGCCGGGCTTCGGGCGCGGCGCGCAAGCGGCTCCCTTGCAGGGATTGCCGGCCTATGCGGACGCGGTCGTCGCGCTGGCGGACGAGCTGGGTATAGGCAGCTTCGACGTGTTGGGCCATTCTTTCAGCGGCTTCGTCGCGCAGCAGTTGCTGTGCGCGGTTCCGGGGCGCGTGGGCCGTGCCGTGCTGTATGGCGCGGGCTTGAGGGTCGATGCCGCCGCGCGCTTCGAGCCCATGGACCAGACCTTGGCGCGCCTGCGCGCGGACGGCCCGCGGGCCACCGCAAGGCGCGTGCTGGGCGCCTGGTTCCAGCAGGGGGAGCAGGCGCCGGCCTACGCGGCCTGCCTGCAAGACGGCATGTCCATGAGCGCGGCCGGCGCGGCGTCGATGATTGCGGCGGTGGCGGGCGCGGACTACACGCAGGCGCTGGCGGCGGTGCGCGCGCCGGTGCTGGTCATATCGGGCGAACACGAACGCAGCCATCCGCTGCCATCGGCGCTGGCCTTGCGCGCGGCCTTGACGCACGGCAGCCTGTGCGTGCTGCCGGACTGCGGGCATGCCGCGCACCTGGAGCGCCCGCGATTGTTCAACACCGCCGTGCGTGAGTTTCTGGCGGGCCGGGACGGCGCGTCCCGGCCTGCGGGTCAGTAG